The sequence GGGACGGATCACAAATCAAAGGCAAATCAGGAAAACGATTCCTCAAATCAATTGGAATTTGCCATTCGGGAATGTTTCTATATTTGGTTTTTTCGTAAGAAGAAAATCCACGATGAATCACGCCTAATTTTTTAATTCCGGCATTGTATAAACGTTCAATTCCGCCCAACCATAAAGATAAATCTGGATTCACTGGATTTTTAACCAAAACTATTTTATCTGTATTTTGAAGCGCGTCTGCAATTTCTTGCACCGCAAACGGATTTGCAGTGGTACGCGCACCAATCCAAAGAACATCTACGTCATATTCCAAAGCTAATTTCACGTGATTTGCCGTTGCTACTTCCGTAGCAATTAACAAACCTGTTTCGTCTTTGGCACGTTTCAACCATTTTAAACCAATTTCTCCAACGCCTTCAAATCCACCTGGACGCGTTCTTGGTTTCCAGATTCCGGCACGCAAAATATTTACGTCAGCATCTTTTAATTCGTGTGCTATTTTTAAAACTTGTTCTTCGGTTTCGGCACTACACGGACCTGCAATTACCAACGGATGTGTTAATTGAAAATCGTTTAACCAAGTTTTTAATTCTGAAGAATTTGTCATGTATCTTATTTATTTTTATATAGGAAATTCTTGCAATAAATACATCGATTTCCAACATTCAAATTTACGAATAAAATTGTAGTGCTTATGTAAGTTTTTTACATCATTCATATTAAGTTGTAAAGACAGAATTATTATCTTTGGATTTAAAATTAAAACAAGCGATGTCGATAGAAGTTAAAAATATTTCGAAAATTTACGGGGAGCAAAAAGCTTTAGATGCAGTTTCTTTTTCAATAAAGAAAGGAGAAATTGTTGGATTTTTAGGTCCGAATGGTGCCGGAAAATCAACCTTAATGAAAATATTAACTACTTATATTGAAGCAGATTCAGGTTCAGCTTTGGTAAACGGTTTCGATGTAAATACACAACCGCATCAAGTTGAAAAATCAATTGGTTATTTGCCTGAACATAATCCATTGTATTTAGATTTATACGTAAAAGAATATTTAGAATTCAATGCCGATGTTTACAACGTAAAAAAAAGCAGAATTGATGATGTAATTGAACTTACGGGATTAACTCCAGAATCGAAAAAGAAAATCGGTCAGCTTTCTAAAGGTTATCGTCAACGTGTTGGATTGGCAACGGCACTTTTACACAATCCGGATGTTTTGATTTTAGATGAGCCAACCACAGGTTTAGATCCAAATCAATTGGTTGAGATTCGTGAATTGATCAAGAACATCGGAAAGGACAAAACCGTTTTTCTTTCTACGCATATTATGCAAGAAGTTGAAGCGATTTGTGATCGCGTGATTATCATCAATAAAGGTAAAATTGTTGACGACCGTTTATTACATCAAACTTTTTCATCAGAAAATGAACAAGTAATTGAAGTAGAATTCGATTTTAAAATTGAAGAACAATTTGTAGCTAAACTTAAGAATTTGGTTACGTTCAAAAACATTCACGACAATCAGTGGGAATTGGTTTTCAAAGCAGATGAAGATATGCGACCAGCGATTTTTGATTTTGCTCAAGAAAACGGACTTAGAACCTTATCTGTTCAATTAAAAAATAAAGATTTAGAAACGTTATTCCGTGAAAAAACAACTCAAAAATAAATATAAAGCTCAGTTATTCTGGGCTTTTATTTTGAATTAAGAAATCAAAAAACTTATTTATAAATCAACTTACCTTTATATTTTTCGGTAACGTCAACTTCATTTGGTTTATTAAAAACAATAACATTTCCAGTTGCGTAAATAGTACCTGATAATTTATTCTCTGCTTTAACCAAAATATCGTTGTTACTGCGTTGAAAAAAAGTACAATCAAAAGCTTCTAAATTCTGCGCTTCTAAGCGACCGCTTCCTCCATAAAAAGCAATATCTAACCAAATCGTTTTACCAGAAATTTTAAAATAGCCAACTTGATTATCTTCAACTCGCAAAACATTATTTTCAATTTGTAAATCTACCTTTGAAGAAGCTCCTTCATCACTACTTGTAATAATTGTCAATTCAGGAAATCTTAATATTCCGACAGAAGAAACTTTTAATTGCGTACGCGAAATTATTTTTTTTAATGTTGGTGTATAAATGCGAACTTTAGCAATTTCGTAACTATGAAGCATTGAACAACTCATCGAATTGGTTATGGTCAGTTGATTATTTTGAATCTGGAAATCTAAATTTGCCAAGTAACTTTCTTTAGAATCAATTTCGATTTTTGATTCGTTAGATTCGATAATTTCCACTGTAAAACCTTTCGGAATATCAATCACATCAAATGCTGACAAACTCAATGTTTTTGAAACCGAATTTCCTGAATCAGAAAAACAACTTCCTTCTTTTGTACAAGAAGAAAAAGTAGTAACAACAAGCAATATAAAAAGGAAATGCTTCATACATCTATAATTTAAAACCAACACCAAATTCTAAAGCTTCTGCTTTTGCCGAATGTGTTTTCAAACTCATCGACCCAAAAATGCGTTCTGTAACATTGTATTTCAAACCTAAACGTTGATACAAACTTCCATTAACTTTATATTGATCATATACATAAACACCCATTTGACCTTCAATACTCAATTTATTTATATACATTTCGTATCCAGTAAAAACACCAATTCGTTTATAATCTGTATTTAAAGAAATATTTGATTCAGGAAAAGAATTTGCTAAAAGTGGAATTATTTCTTTTAGAGTTTCGGACAAAAACAATTCAGCACCTAATTGAAGTGAACCCGTTCTATTTAATCGCTTTTCTGCATAAGCATTAATGTGATAAAAAGGTTTTTGCCCCATTCCAATTACGTGTCCTTCATTTACACCAGTCTTAAAACTAATTACATATTTAATTCTTGTATCAAAATTATCAACTTGTGAACTAAAACGTCGATTTGGTTCTTGATGATTGAACGAATAATTTAAACCAATTTGCAATCCTAAAGTATTTGTACTGATATTCGGTGACTTTAATGTTGCATTGGAATGATGTAAAAAAACTAGCCCAGCTTGAAAACCCAAACCATTCCAAAGATTTTGCTTATTAAAATTTAAAGCCAAATAAGTCGAAGGCATAAATTTAGTTCCGTAAGCTAAATTTCTAAAATTAGTTTCTCTATCGTACGGATTGGTTGCATAAGCAATTCCTTGTGCTACTCGAAATTGTAGATTGCGATTAAAAAAATAAAAATTTAAATGTGCAAAAGCACCATATAAATTACCTAATTCAGGATTGTGATTGTTTTGATAATGTAAAGTAAATCCATAATCGGGGAAATTATAAAAACTTTCCCAAGGTTTATCACCTACCGTTTTTCGATTAAAACTTAAAAAAAAACCTTCTGGTTTTGCAGTAATCAAATGCGAAATTTGTTGGCTATGTGGAATTATAGAACCTGTATAATAATTACCTTCTACAAACCAATCGTCAAAATTTTGTGCATGAACTGTCGAAGTAAAAAAAAGAATTGCAAAAAAAAAGTGCTTAAAAACACTTCTCAAATTACTTGAAAAGAATATTTTTAAGCACAGCATATTTTTAGAATAAACCGTTGATTTCAGCATCAATTCTATTGATGATATTTCCTAAATCTTCAGGATTATCAACAAAATTAATATTATCAACATCGATAATTAACAACTTTCCTTTGTTGTACGTTTGAATCCAAGCTTCGTAACGTTCATTCAAACGATTTAAATAATCGATAGAAATGGTATTTTCATAATCACGTCCGCGTTTGTGAATTTGACCAACTAAATTCGGAATCGAACTTCTTAAATAAATCAATAAATCTGGTGCTCCAACCAATTGTTCCATCAGTTCAAAAAGCGATTTATAATTTTCGTAATCTCTATTTCCCATCAAACCCATGGCATGTAAATTTGGAGCGAAAATGTGCGCATCTTCATAAATCGTACGATCTTGAATGGTATTTTTTCCGCTTTCTTTCATCTTCAAAACCTGACGAAAACGGCTATTTAAGAAATAAATTTGTAAGTTAAATGACCAACGATCCATCGAATGATAGAAATCATCTAAATACGGATTGTCAACTACATCTTCGAAATGCGGTTCCCATTTAAAATGTTTTGAAAGTAATCGGGTTAAAGTTGTTTTTCCTGCTCCGATATTCCCTGCGATAGCAACTTGCATTTATGGTGTTTTTAATTTGTAAATATTAATATCTGTATCTGTAAAAATAGTCAAAATTTCATTATTTATTTCAAATGAAACGATGTTATTATTTGGCAGATTTATTTTTAAGTTTTGATTTGAAACGAGATTAAGATAAAACAAATCTTGATTCGTTTGACTGATAAATGCAGAAGGTGAAATCAAATCTATTTTTTCAAATTCGGTAGAAAAAGGCATTTGAGAAACTTTTCCGTAAATATCATACGTATAAATAATATGGTTTGATTCAATAAAAAACGAATTCGCGTTTGAATTCCAATCGCTAAATTTATTTTCAAATGGCACAGAAACAGCTTTTAAAGAATTTTGACCAGCATCAAAAAGAAAAATACGTCTTGAAATTCCGTCTAAAACCCAATAGAAATTTTTGTTTGATGCACTTACCGAAATTACATCCAACTCTGGAAACTGAATGCTGAAATTTACATTTAAAATTTCGTTTAATTGATTATCTAAAACCACAAAACTTTGAAAATCTCTATAAAAAACAAGAATCTGAAATGGATTTCGAATATCTATAGAAGATATTTCGCCGTAAAGTAAATTACTATAATTATACTTTTTATCTTTTTTTTGTTTGGTTATTTGATTATTCTTTACCAGATAAAATTCGCCTAAATGGTCGTATGAAGCAAATTGAATGGCATTTTGATTTGCTAAACTTTGTAATAATTCGACATCTAAATCTTGAGCTTGAATTAAACTCGTAAAACTCAAAAATAAGATGAAGAAAAATTTACGCATCGTAATGTTTATAAGTAATTATATCGAAAGCATGTTTATGCTTTTCGTCAATTTCGTGATGAATAACCTCAACAGATTTCCAAATCATTTTATCAATTTCAGGAAAAAAAGCATCAGCTTCAAATGATTCTTTGACTTCGGTAATCGAAAGTTCGGTAGCTAAATCAATCGTTTGTTTGTAGATTTCTCCGCCACCAATTACAAAAAGTTTATCTTGATTTTGATTTTTCGCGAAATGAATAGCTTCATCAATCGATTGAAAAACAAAACAATTTTCTGGAACTTGATAATCTGTATTTCTAGAAATAATCAAATGTGTACGATTTGGTAATGGTTTCGGAAAGGTCTCAAACGTTTTTCTTCCCATTAAAATAAAATGTCCTGTTGTTAAACTTTTAAAATGTTTAAAATCATCAGGCAAATGCCAAATCATTGCATTATCTTTTCCTAACGCATTATTTTCAGCAACAGCAGCAACAAGAATTATTTTCATATTAAACTGAAACTTGTCCTTTAATGGCAGGATGCGGTTCGTAATTTTCTAAAGTAAAATCTTCAAAAGTAAAATCGAAAATATTTTTCACTTCTGGATTTAACTTCATTGTTGGTAGCGGTTTCGGTTCGCGAGATAATTGCAATTCTAACTGTTCGATATGATTGTTATAAATATGAGCATCACCAAAAGTGTGAATAAAATCGCCATATCCTAATCCACAAACTTGAGCAACCATCATCGTAAACAACGCATAAGATGCAATATTAAACGGAACTCCTAAGAAAATATCGGCGCTTCGTTGATACAACTGACAAGATAATTTTCCGTCGGCAACATAGAATTGAAAAAAAGCATGACAAGGAGGTAAAGCAGCTTTATTATTTGCAACGTTTTCTGCAAACGAAATAGAAGTATCTGGCAAAACGCTTGGATTCCAAGCAGAGATTAACATTCTTCTACTATTTGGATTAGTTTTCAACGTTTCAATCAATTCGGTAATTTGGTCAATTTCTTCACCATTCCAATTACGCCATTGATATCCGTAAACCGGACCTAAATCACCATTCTCATCTGCCCATTCGTCCCAGATGCGAACACCGTTTTCTTTCAAATACGCAATATTAGTTTCGCCTTTTAAAAACCATAACAATTCGTGAATGATTGATTTTAAATGCACTTTTTTAGTGGTAACCATCGGAAAGCCTTCGTTTAAATCAAAACGCATTTGATAACCAAAAACGCTTTTAGTTCCGGTACCTGTTCGGTCACCTTTTTGAACACCTGTTTCAATAACATGCTTAACTAAATCTAAATATTGCTTCATAAGTTTTCTTATTATTCTGATTTTCTAGAAATTTCATCACGTAAACGAGCAGCTTTTTCGTAATCTTCGTTTGCAATTGCATTTTCTAACAATTCATTCAATTCTTTAAGTGAAAAATGAGCATATTCGTTTACCTTCTCAGTCATTTTAGGAGCTTCGATATTCGTGAATATTTCTTCTAAAACATCGTCAATATCTTCTGATTCGTCTTCATTTTCATTTCCGTCCACAACACCATCATTCAAGAAAATTCCTGCTTTATCTAGGATGTTTTTATAAGTAAAAATTGGAGCTTGAAAACGAATTGCCAACGAAATTGCATCTGATGTTCTGGCATCGATAATTTCTTCAATTCCATCGCGTTCACAAATAATACTTGAGAAGAAAACACCATCAACTAATTTGTGGATGATTACTTGATTGATAACAATATCAAAACGGTCTGCAAAATTTTTGAACAAATCGTGCGTTAACGGTCTTGGAGGTTTTAATTCTTTCTCGATAGCAATTGCAATTGATTGTGCTTCAAAAGCTCCGATAACAATCGGAAGTTTTCTATCGCCGTCAACTTCGTTTAAAATCAGTGCATAAGCACCATTTTGCGTATGACTGTACGAAATTCCCTTTATAACTAATTTTACTAAACTCATATATTTCCTAACCAAAAAAAGGGCTATTAAAACAAAGATACTACTTTATTTTAATAGCCCAAATGGGTTTTTATTTTTTTGAAAAGAACTAAGCGTTTTTAGCTTTGAACTCTTTTAATTTCTCGATTAATGCAGGTACTACTTGGAAAGCATCACCAACAACTCCGTAATCTGCAACTTTAAAGAAAGGCGCTTCTGGGTCTGTATTAATAACCACTTTTACTTTAGAAGAGTTGATTCCAGCAATGTGCTGAATAGCTCCAGAAATACCAACTGCAATATATAAATTGGCAGCAACTGGTTTTCCTGTTTGTCCAACGTGCTCAGAGTGAGGTCTCCAATCTAAATCAGAAACTGGTTTAGAACAAGCAGTTGCAGCTCCTAAAACAGAAGCCAATTCTTCAATCATTCCCCAGTTTTCTGGACCTTTTAATCCACGACCTGCAGAAACAACGATTTCAGCATCAGCAATAGTTACTTTTCCTGTTACCTTTTCAACACTTTCTACAACGATAGCAAAATCAGCATCGTTTAAAGCTGGAGCGAAATCTTCTGCAGCAGCAGCTCCTGAAGCTTCAACTAATCCGAAAGAGTTTTTAGCTAAAGCTAATACTTTTACGTCTGAAGCGATTTCTGTAACATTGAATCCTTTTGTAGAGAAAGCGTTTCTTTTCACTTGGAAAGGAGATGTAGAAATTGGTAAAGCTATTACGTTAGAAGCAAATCCTGCTTCTAAATTAACAGCTACAATTGGTGCTAAATATAAAGAATCTGTAGTTGACGATAAAACAACAACTTTAGCTCCTTCTTTTTGTGCCGCTTGTTTGATTACATCAGCATAAGCTTTAGCACTGAATTTATTTAATTTATCGTTAGATACTTTTAAAACTTTATCAACTCCGTAGTTTCCTAATTCAGAAACATCAGATGTATTGATTGTTACAGCAGTTACAGTTGTTCCTAAAGATTCTGCAACTTTTTTTGCATAAGAAGCTAATTCTAATGCAACTTTTTTAAATTTTCCTTCTGCTGATTCAGCATATATTAAAACTGACATACTCTTTTAATTTTGTAATGAATAAATAAATTGAAGTGAATTAGATTACTTTAGCTTCGTTATGTAATAAGTTTACTAACTCATCTAAATTATCTGCGCTAATGATTTTACAAGCAGATTTTGGAGCTGGACTTTCGTATTTAACAACTTTAGTTAAAGCTTCAACACCTGCTGGTTCAACAACGTTTAAAGCTTTTGTACGAGCTGTCATAATTCCACGCATATTTGGAATACGTAAATCTTTTTCCTCAACAATTCCTTTTTGACCTCCAATAACTAAAGGTAACCCTGCTGATAAAATTTCTTTACCACCGTCAATTTCTCTCGTTACTTTTGCTGTATTTCCTTCAACTTCGATTCCAACGCAAGAATTCACAAAATTATATCCTAAAATTGTAGCTAACATTCCTGGAACCATTCCTCCATTATAATCTAAAGATTCTTTACCTGCAATTACTAAATCGTATCCACCATTTTTAACTACTTCAGCTAATTGTTTTGCAACGAAAAATCCGTCTGTAGGATTTGCGTTTACACGAATAGCTTCATCAGCTCCAATTGCTAAAGCTTTACGGATAGTAGCTTCAGTATCTGCGCCACCAACATTTACAACTGTTACATGAGCACCTTGTTTTTCTTTAAACCAAATAGCGCGTGTTAAACCAAACTCATCATTTGGATTAATTACAAACTGAACTCCATTCGTATCAAACTCAGTATCACCATTCGTAAAATTAATTTTCGAAGTAGTATCAGGCACGTGGCTGATGCAAACTAATATTTTCATTTATTGTAAGTTTTTTAGATTAATGTTTTAATAAAAACGAAGATAAAAAAATTATTTAAATAAATAGTATGCGTGCATAATATTTTTTAGCACAAAATACAAATTTCTAAAATAAATTTAATTTTTATCCAATTTAAAAAGACCAAAATCAATTATATTGAAAATATCTAAAAAAAATTAACAATGTCATAAATGAGAATTTTGAAATTAATAATATCTTTATGTAAAAACTGGATATGAAAATTCGATTAATATTTTTCTTAACCATGCTTTCTTTCAAGAGCTTTTCTCAAAATACAAACTTAGAAAAGATAGCATTAGAGTTTAAACCAAAAGCTCATGCAATTGCACATCAGCCCATCAAAGCAAATTTTTGGGGCTTTAAAAATGCCGTTATTTTATTTTATGATACCGTAATTACTGATACGTCTGAATACGGAACTTATTCGCACAATCGTATTCAAAGTTTTATTTTAATTCCCGACGGTTCATCATACAAAAAAATTTTGATTGATGAATTTGAAGATGACAATGTGGATACCGAAATTTTAAGTGTCTTTTTTGCAAATGCAGATGAAGATTCTGAAAAGGAATTGATTATATTAACCTCAAATACGCATCGATTACAATATTTATATGATGGCACAGACTATACCGTATATTTTTACGATAATTTTAATTCAAATAAAATTCCAAAAAAAATGAAATCTTTAAATAATCCTAAATTAGATATTTTCTCTAAAAATAATTTTGAAGGTTTTCTCGATGATTCTGATTATATTTCGAAATACAAAAATGCAGAAGACATCAAAAAAGAATTAAAACAATTAGGATATTAAAATTTCAAAAAATGACAATAAGTAAAAAAATTCAACTATTAAGTTTTGTTTTATTAGCTAGTAATCAAAGTAATGCTTCGTTACCTTTTGATTTGTTTCCATCAGAAATTATTCAACAAACAAATAATTTATCTACTTTAGAACAACAATTAATTTCTGATTTTAAAAAGCTAGACGAAAATCCTGAATATGCTTCAACTGTTAGAGAAAATTTTTACAAAATCATAAACGAAAATCCCGAAAGTTTGAATTATGATTTTACCAAACTGAAAGAAGCAACAGGAATTTACATTGCAACTTCAACAGATAAAAAATTCAGAATTTACAGCTGGAACAATAACTCCGGTGGAACCATGCGCTTCTTTGACCAAATCATACAATATAAAGGAGATAAAAAAACAATAAGCAATTTAATTGTTGCTGAAGATGATGCGCAATCTTTCATTTCTAAAATTTATTCAGTTAAAACAAATAAAAATGAAACGATTTATCTAACCATTAATAATTCAATTTTATCTACAAGTTTAGTTACTCAAAGCATTTTTGCTTATAAAATCAAAAACAACAATTTAGATCTAACAAAGGTTTTCAAAACTAAAAAACAAGAATTATCTTCTATACATTGCGAATTTGATTTTTTTAGTGTTGTTGATAGACCAGAACGTCCCGTTGAATTAATTACATTAAAAAACAACACTTTAAAGATTCCGTTAATTAATGAAAAAGGAATTGTTACTTCTAAAAATTTGATTTATAAATGGAACGGTAATAATTTTATTTACGAAGGAATTAAATAAAATCAATATTTAAAAATCAACCAAAACCATAATTATAATTTATTCTCAAAAACAAGCCAAACAAATTATATTTTTATATTTTTGTGTTCCTATTAATTACGATAATACAATATGAGAACTATACAATTTAGAGAAGCTATTTGCGAAGCGATGAGCGAAGAAATGCGTCGCGATGAAACCATTTACTTAATGGGAGAAGAAGTTGCTGAATATAACGGTGCTTATAAAGCTTCAAAAGGAATGTTAGATGAATTTGGACCAAAACGTGTAATCGATACACCAATTGCAGAATTAGGTTTTGCTGGTATTGCGGTTGGTTCTGCAATGAACGGTTTACGTCCGATTGTAGAATTCATGACATTCAACTTTTCACTTGTTGGAATCGATCAAATTATAAATAACGCAGCTAAAATGCGTCAAATGTCTGGCGGACAATTTAACATGCCAATGGTTTTCCGTGGACCAACTGCATCTGCAGGGCAATTAGCGGCAACTCACTCTCAAGCTTTTGAAAACTGGTATGCAAATACACCTGGTTTAAAAGTGGTAGTTCCTTCTACACCTTATGATGCAAAAGGTTTATTAAAATCGGCAATTCGTGATAACGATCCTGTAATCTTTATGGAGTCTGAACAAATGTATGGTGACAAAGGAGAAATTCCTGAAGGTGAATACACAATTCCATTAGGAGTTGCAGACATCAAACGTGCTGGAACAGATGTTACGATTGTATCATTTGGAAAAATCATCAAAGAAGCTTTAATCGCTACTGAAGAATTACAAAAAGAAGGTATTTCGTGTGAAGTAATTGATTTAAGAACGGTTCGTCCATTGGATTTTGATTGTATTATCAATTCTGTTAAGAAAACAAATCGTTTAGTAATCTTAGAAGAAGCTTGGCCATTTGCATCAGTTTCATCTGAAATCACTTACACCGTACAAGAAAGAGCTTTTGATTTCTTAGATGCTCCAATACAAAGAATTACAACAGCAGATACTCCTGCTCCATTCTCTCCAGTATTATTAAAAGAATGGTTACCAAATTCACAAGATGTAATAAAAGCAGTTAAAAAAGTTGCTTACAAATAGAAAAAAAACTAATATATTTGATACTCCAACTAAACGTTGGAGTATTTTTTTATGAAACCACTTAAACACGCACTTTTACTAATATTATTCTTTTTAATTCCGCTATCGTTTTATGCACAAACGAAAGTTGGAGGAATCGTAAAAGACAATAACAATCAACCACTTGCATACGTAAGTGTGTATTTCAAAAATTCATCCGAAGGAATAATAACAAATGAATTAGGTAAGTTTTATTTAGAATCAGATTCTAAATTTGACACATTAGTAATTTCTTATATTGGTTTTGCAGACAAGTTCATTCCTTTAAAATCAGCTACAAATCTGAATTTAAACATCCAACTTGAAGAAGATAATACGCTTGAAGAAATGAAGATTTATGTAGGAAAAACATCCAAAAAAGATAATCCTGCATTAGATATTTTACGTAAAATTTGGGCAAACAAACGCAAAAACGGGCTTTATAAATTTGACCAATATCAATATTCCAAATACGAAAAAGTAGAATTTGACATGAATTCTATTGATAGTGCTTTTATGAAAAAACGCATTTTCAATGGTATGGAATTTATTTTTAATCATGTGGATACATCATCAATTACAGGAAAGACATATCTACCGATTTTCATCAACGAAAAAGCTTCAATGATTTATGGAGATAATATTAAAAACAAAAAGAAAGAACTTGTAAAAGGAAACAAAAATTCTGGTTTTGAAAACAATCAACACATCATTTCTTTCATTAATGATTTGTATGTAGATTATAATATCTATAACAATTACATTCGTTTTTATGATAAAGATTTTGTCAGTCCACTTTCTACCACTGGAATTAACGTCTATAATTATGTCTTAGCAGATAGTACATTCATTGGAAACAAATGGTGTTACAATATTGTTTTTTATCCAAGAAGAAAAGGTGAACTTACCTTTAAAGGGGATTTTTGGGTTAATGATACCACATGGGCAATCAAAAAAATAAATTTAGCAGTTAGCAAAGGTGTTAATATCAACTGGGTTAAAGATATTTATGTAGAACAAGAGTTTGAAGTTTTTGACGACTCCGTTTTCTTGTTAACCAAAGATCACATGATGACCGATTTTAGCATCAGTAAAAAAGACGAATCCAAAGGTGTTTATGGAAAAAGAACAACTTACTACAAAGATCACAAATTCAATGTAAAACGCCCAGATAATTTTTACACAAGTGAAGTCAACACTTACGACGAAAGTATAATGGCACGCGACGATTCATTTTGGGAAACCTACCGTTTTGAACCACTTTCAGAAGAAGAAATGGGAATTTATGAAATGCTTGATGCGCTTAAAGAAAATAAAAGATTCAATAGTTACGTAAACGCAGTAAGTATTCTTTCGAGTGAATACATTCAATTTGGAAATTTCGATTACGGACCTATTTTTTCATCTTTAGGATTTAATGACGTTGAAGGTACGCGTTTTCGTGTTGGAGGTAGAACTTACTTTGGACCTAATGATTATTGGCGTTTAGAAGGTTTCCTTGCTTACGGAATTAAAGATGATAAATTCAAATATGGAATTTCTGCGAAATACATGCTAGACAAAAGAAATCGTTTTATGATTTATGCAGGAAACCGAAGA comes from Flavobacterium sp. I3-2 and encodes:
- a CDS encoding DUF5686 family protein; this translates as MKPLKHALLLILFFLIPLSFYAQTKVGGIVKDNNNQPLAYVSVYFKNSSEGIITNELGKFYLESDSKFDTLVISYIGFADKFIPLKSATNLNLNIQLEEDNTLEEMKIYVGKTSKKDNPALDILRKIWANKRKNGLYKFDQYQYSKYEKVEFDMNSIDSAFMKKRIFNGMEFIFNHVDTSSITGKTYLPIFINEKASMIYGDNIKNKKKELVKGNKNSGFENNQHIISFINDLYVDYNIYNNYIRFYDKDFVSPLSTTGINVYNYVLADSTFIGNKWCYNIVFYPRRKGELTFKGDFWVNDTTWAIKKINLAVSKGVNINWVKDIYVEQEFEVFDDSVFLLTKDHMMTDFSISKKDESKGVYGKRTTYYKDHKFNVKRPDNFYTSEVNTYDESIMARDDSFWETYRFEPLSEEEMGIYEMLDALKENKRFNSYVNAVSILSSEYIQFGNFDYGPIFSSLGFNDVEGTRFRVGGRTYFGPNDYWRLEGFLAYGIKDDKFKYGISAKYMLDKRNRFMIYAGNRRDVEQIGASLSPIVDVLGRSFASSALFASGDNSKLSNINTSTAGLEIEPVKNLKFSTSLNYKTLKTASPTFSLDYLDLTTGTIEQQLKQSEINVSVDYTPKRKYIGYGVDRIDVNYDYARLFVNYSLGVKGMLNGDFDYKKIQVFYKHPFWVGGFGRLTPIVEAGKTFGTVPLGLMSVIPGNQSYFRIENAFSQLNYYEFVTDTYVTLHLEHNFEGRLFSRIPYLRDLNLREIIGFRGAYGTVSDENKAINASNINYVAPTDKIYYEYYVGVGNIFKLIRLDFTWRGNYLENPGAHKFGAKIGFGFQF
- a CDS encoding electron transfer flavoprotein subunit alpha/FixB family protein, producing MSVLIYAESAEGKFKKVALELASYAKKVAESLGTTVTAVTINTSDVSELGNYGVDKVLKVSNDKLNKFSAKAYADVIKQAAQKEGAKVVVLSSTTDSLYLAPIVAVNLEAGFASNVIALPISTSPFQVKRNAFSTKGFNVTEIASDVKVLALAKNSFGLVEASGAAAAEDFAPALNDADFAIVVESVEKVTGKVTIADAEIVVSAGRGLKGPENWGMIEELASVLGAATACSKPVSDLDWRPHSEHVGQTGKPVAANLYIAVGISGAIQHIAGINSSKVKVVINTDPEAPFFKVADYGVVGDAFQVVPALIEKLKEFKAKNA
- a CDS encoding electron transfer flavoprotein subunit beta/FixA family protein — encoded protein: MKILVCISHVPDTTSKINFTNGDTEFDTNGVQFVINPNDEFGLTRAIWFKEKQGAHVTVVNVGGADTEATIRKALAIGADEAIRVNANPTDGFFVAKQLAEVVKNGGYDLVIAGKESLDYNGGMVPGMLATILGYNFVNSCVGIEVEGNTAKVTREIDGGKEILSAGLPLVIGGQKGIVEEKDLRIPNMRGIMTARTKALNVVEPAGVEALTKVVKYESPAPKSACKIISADNLDELVNLLHNEAKVI
- a CDS encoding pyruvate dehydrogenase complex E1 component subunit beta, producing MRTIQFREAICEAMSEEMRRDETIYLMGEEVAEYNGAYKASKGMLDEFGPKRVIDTPIAELGFAGIAVGSAMNGLRPIVEFMTFNFSLVGIDQIINNAAKMRQMSGGQFNMPMVFRGPTASAGQLAATHSQAFENWYANTPGLKVVVPSTPYDAKGLLKSAIRDNDPVIFMESEQMYGDKGEIPEGEYTIPLGVADIKRAGTDVTIVSFGKIIKEALIATEELQKEGISCEVIDLRTVRPLDFDCIINSVKKTNRLVILEEAWPFASVSSEITYTVQERAFDFLDAPIQRITTADTPAPFSPVLLKEWLPNSQDVIKAVKKVAYK